One window from the genome of Acidimicrobiales bacterium encodes:
- a CDS encoding sulfatase-like hydrolase/transferase, translating to MTARPNVLFVITDQERHWEWIPGELRDRLPHRRRLLGAGTELTRHYTHSSPCSPSRATLVTGQYVPEHGVTDNVFVEPAHPDLHDATPTVGRLLGEAGYRTAYVGKWHLSYGNPRMERYGYGDWQGEDWAWTGLAGTGTHFDPLIAGQAATWLREHGRSPTPWFLTVGLVNPHDIHWYPADQPWYQDAHREEIAAVNEMLAPPIPGQPGVAPFTDGYDELFDLPENFEDSLDAKPAVHKQWRFEELHSIFGHLDYGDVRSWQRALDYYFRLHEMSDVQLGIILAALDDIGGWNDTVVVLTSDHGDMCGSHGLVNKGPFAYEEIMHVPLSVRIPGVTAEGSSMDGLTSSADIVPTICELAGVTDTSSLSGLSLVPLLDGRETSVRDHVLFAQSQAWYRSCVAHRFALRGVFDGRFKYVHYYGVGGGVDSVGQGLPWAQEMTVGPDADPWDQEHELYDLHDDPGELVNLAADVSRSKEVRDRFEHLRQLEGSAFTHSRPPEPSGGSSHQAGMMDRAEEFRQRGR from the coding sequence ATGACCGCGCGACCCAACGTCCTCTTCGTCATCACCGACCAGGAGCGCCACTGGGAATGGATCCCGGGCGAGCTCCGGGACCGCCTCCCGCATCGACGACGGCTGCTCGGCGCCGGCACCGAGTTGACCCGGCACTACACGCACTCCTCGCCCTGTTCGCCCTCCCGGGCCACCCTCGTCACCGGACAGTACGTGCCCGAGCACGGGGTCACCGACAACGTGTTCGTCGAGCCCGCGCACCCCGACCTCCACGACGCCACGCCGACCGTCGGCCGGCTGCTGGGGGAGGCGGGGTACCGGACCGCCTACGTGGGCAAATGGCACCTGTCCTACGGCAACCCCAGGATGGAGCGCTACGGCTACGGCGACTGGCAGGGCGAGGACTGGGCCTGGACCGGACTCGCCGGTACCGGTACCCATTTCGATCCGCTCATCGCCGGGCAGGCGGCCACTTGGCTGCGCGAGCACGGACGCTCACCCACGCCGTGGTTCCTCACCGTCGGTCTCGTCAACCCCCACGACATCCACTGGTACCCGGCCGACCAACCGTGGTACCAGGACGCCCATCGGGAAGAGATCGCGGCGGTCAACGAGATGCTGGCCCCGCCCATCCCCGGTCAACCCGGTGTAGCTCCCTTCACCGATGGCTACGACGAGCTCTTCGACCTCCCGGAGAACTTCGAGGACTCGCTCGACGCCAAGCCTGCGGTGCACAAGCAGTGGCGGTTCGAGGAGCTGCACTCCATCTTCGGGCATCTGGACTATGGCGATGTCCGGAGCTGGCAGCGGGCCCTGGACTACTACTTCAGGCTGCACGAGATGAGCGACGTCCAGCTCGGCATCATCCTGGCGGCGCTCGACGACATCGGTGGCTGGAACGACACGGTGGTGGTCCTGACCAGCGACCACGGGGACATGTGCGGATCCCACGGCCTGGTCAACAAGGGCCCGTTCGCCTACGAGGAGATCATGCATGTCCCGCTCTCGGTGCGGATTCCGGGGGTCACCGCAGAAGGAAGCAGCATGGACGGGCTCACGTCCTCGGCCGACATCGTCCCGACCATCTGCGAGCTGGCCGGCGTGACCGACACCTCGTCGCTGTCGGGCCTGAGCCTCGTCCCGCTCCTCGACGGACGGGAGACATCGGTACGCGACCACGTCCTCTTCGCCCAGAGCCAGGCCTGGTACCGAAGCTGCGTGGCCCACCGCTTCGCGCTCCGTGGCGTCTTCGACGGCCGGTTCAAGTACGTCCACTACTACGGGGTCGGCGGCGGTGTGGACAGCGTCGGTCAGGGCCTGCCCTGGGCGCAGGAGATGACGGTCGGGCCCGATGCCGACCCCTGGGACCAGGAGCACGAGCTCTATGACCTGCACGACGACCCGGGGGAGCTTGTCAACCTGGCCGCCGACGTCTCCCGCAGCAAGGAGGTCCGAGACCGGTTCGAGCACCTGCGCCAACTCGAGGGGTCGGCGTTCACCCACAGCCGTCCCCCCGAACCGAGCGGCGGGTCCAGCCATCAAGCCGGCATGATGGACCGGGCCGAGGAGTTCCGCCAGCGCGGTCGGTAG
- a CDS encoding L,D-transpeptidase family protein, with protein sequence MIAGSRRGMGAGRRGSRLVPGSRWWTTAPALAGATLAALLVAGCGSSGNQAVPTSGRSRSPAAGAAPTTTPSTLMPAPTTVPPTTVPPTNRLSSAPATPPAPAPAPAPLGPGSSGPAVLALQQRLTSMGYWMGAPDGHFGDTTTQAVYALQKAAGLGRDGLVGPATSAAIAQGVVPHPRSTSGHVIEVDLQRDLLMLVSDGKLQYVLNTSTGGGYTYTDQGTTSVADTPVGQFHVFRQVDGMVTNSLGQLWRPKFFDGGFAVHGDSDVPPYPVSHGCARVSNEAIDWIWSNNLAPIGTEVWVY encoded by the coding sequence ATGATCGCTGGGAGTCGACGGGGCATGGGAGCGGGGCGTCGAGGATCTCGGCTGGTGCCCGGGTCGCGATGGTGGACCACGGCGCCGGCCCTTGCTGGGGCTACCCTCGCGGCCCTGCTGGTCGCCGGTTGTGGCAGCTCAGGCAACCAGGCGGTGCCGACGTCCGGCCGCTCCCGGAGCCCAGCGGCGGGGGCCGCACCGACCACCACGCCCTCGACGCTGATGCCTGCGCCGACCACCGTGCCGCCGACCACCGTGCCACCGACGAACAGGCTCTCGAGCGCACCGGCCACTCCGCCAGCTCCGGCGCCCGCGCCCGCACCCCTCGGTCCCGGTTCCAGCGGGCCGGCCGTCCTTGCCCTGCAGCAGCGATTGACCTCGATGGGCTACTGGATGGGAGCCCCCGACGGGCACTTCGGCGATACGACCACGCAGGCTGTCTACGCCCTCCAGAAGGCCGCTGGTCTCGGTCGTGACGGTCTCGTCGGCCCCGCCACGAGCGCGGCGATCGCCCAGGGTGTCGTTCCGCATCCCCGCAGCACATCGGGTCACGTGATCGAGGTGGACCTCCAGCGCGATCTCCTGATGCTGGTCTCGGACGGCAAGCTCCAGTACGTGCTCAACACCTCGACGGGGGGCGGTTACACGTACACCGACCAGGGGACGACCTCGGTCGCCGACACGCCCGTCGGCCAGTTCCACGTCTTCCGGCAGGTCGACGGGATGGTGACCAACAGTCTCGGCCAGCTCTGGCGGCCCAAGTTCTTCGACGGCGGATTCGCGGTGCACGGCGACAGCGACGTACCTCCGTACCCGGTCTCGCACGGC